ccaggcCCGCAAAGCCATCAGCCAGATCACACACAACCTGGAAGCCCTGAGGTGGAAAGAGAAGGTCTGAGAAAAGCCctgagagaggaagaggagaggaagaggaggtacCTGCAGATAATCACACTCCTCCACAAAGAAGtgcagtttgtcctccagctcctcgagcagcgccccctgcaggagaCTCTCTCCCTGGCCGAAGGCCTCCAGACGATGAGCCTCGCTGCAGGAACACAGAGGAACACGGAGCTCGTTTATGTCTCCAGTTCAGGAGAAACTGATTAACGCAGAGATGCTCCTCACCCGTCGTGGTTGTACTGGTGGATGACGGAGATGGTGCGAGGGTGCAGGTGGATCCGCAGGAAGTCAGACCACACCTTCACGCTGCCCTCCAGCCTGTAGCTCTTCTGGACCTGAGTCAGGCGGCTGTTTACTGTGTCGACGCTCACGGCGCCTGCTGACAGGGGGAGGGGGGTTCAGAGCTGCCGCCGGCGACTTTAAAACGGTCTGATCTGCGTTTCCTTACCTGAGTGCTGAGAGTCGGAGGAAAAATCTGCCTCTGCAAGAATCTCCCCCTTCTGGAGAGAAAGGGTTTCTGAGACGAGCTGCTTGTTTCTTTCAcatcaaactttttatttcctcGTTGAACACTTACGTCCAGCTTGTCCAGATCTTCCAGGAAGGAGTTCTTCTCTGGAGGACTTTCTTTGTGCATCGTGAGGTTCCCCTCCCTGGAAATGTGGAACATTTGAACATCAGACAGACCAAAATACTCAGCGTGAGCGCAGCTGCGGGGAGAAGCTCCTGTTTACCAGGTGAGGGTGGAGGCGTCTCTGCCTGCGTCGTACAGACCTCCTTCCTGCCGCAGCGTTCGAAGACTTCCTGTGGAGACAGACGGAGCAGGACAAGGTTCAGCGAGGACAGAACGCGTCCCACCTGAAGGAAAACCCGTGTGACCAATACCTTTAAGGTCCATGGCGATGAGTCGAGGCGTGTAGGTGACGTGACCGCATAGAGTCTGTCCTTCACGAAACACGACGTCGCTCTGGATCTCACCTGCCGGCGACTCGGGGTCGTACGATAACGACGCAtcctgggagaaaaaaaaacttcatttaggaagaacaataaaagaacTTGTTAAAGCTCCTCGCTGCAAAGTCACTCAGGAAGTAAGAGACAATGAGTGACCATGACTaccacgtgtttgtttacctacacagactacagccagcctgatggaggtcatgtgactcaagcttcagcgctttgtttacattgagtgcagaccCGCATATTAGAACTTAATGTcagtaaacttttaaaaatggagcCCATCTTtaactcaaataaataaataaattgaggCTGTTTGTTCACAAAGAAGCCGTCATTAGGTATCGTCTGAAGGATGATCTAGTCTACATCTAATCAGTCTaaatattctgctttttaatttaaaccccGTCTGTAACAGTTTAAATACCAAACAGCAACTGTTCTCCACagtgttttacatcattttaaatttattccagTTTGGACTAATTGAAGCACTGAGTTTATTTCATCTGGGACTTCCTGTCAATCCTGTCAATAATTGATAAATTTACCTATTCCGTTTGTCAGCAGAACTgtagtaaaactgactgatttaagTTGTTCTAAAGTAGAAAAAAGCAGagaatttattgtgttttcagctGTCAGCAGGATTCCGttacaataatattaataataataaactttaaagttttacaggAAACCTTCTGAGATGCTGACTCGTTTAACACACGATGCTAACAGCAGCTAACTAAGTTAGCATCTCGTGATTCTCACCTGTAAATTCCACCAGTGGGTTCCCACGAAGTTAGAATAATGTCCGAGCTGCAGAGTGATGACTTCTCTACAGACGCCGCTCATCGTGACGGAATCAACGCGcagaaaaacgagaaaaatCCACAACTTCAGACATGTTGAAGCACTTTCTGGACGTGACGACAGTGAACACACCACGAGGAGCCAACAGCCGCTTCCTATTGGCTGAATGATGTAGTAAGATAGAAGATGATTGGAGGAATAAAACAGCCGCTTCCTATTGGCTGAATGACGCTATAAAACTTGATATGATTGGATAAACGAACGCTGTTATCGCGATACTTGACTTACAGAAAGATTTATACACAACATTCAGATGGTAAACAAGCAAatataaacaagtaaaattgaacaagcaaaaataagttaacaataaaataggaaaacaaaatatgaataaaaaactaattacttATAAATGTTATTAAGAAACTGGGTTTGCAAAGAcattaatctgaaataaaaaagaaataattaaagtaaactagagaagttgcatttcctgcgaaaatgcagtgtgaatgctttttttgctgaatgattttgctgaaagcggctaaAGATNNNNNNNNNNNNNNNNNNNNNNNNNNNNNNNNNNNNNNNNNNNNNNNNNNNNNNNNNNNNNNNNNNNNNNNNNNNNNNNNNNNNNNNNNNNNNNNNNNNNattaatgagctgaacgttttgatatatgaacggttgaaatagctgaaaaattgtggaaggagataggtgccgaaaaacgtacggaatagtgaaagaagaatagataatagataatagataataaagagaaacaggaaaacaattgtgtgaatgctataaagcattcacacatATTAGTATAATATTTATGTATAATTATAATtgtataatatttttataataattcattacttttaatttatatttaattacttttattgcaaaataaagtaaacagatttttttttctctttattatttttaattttccggAGCAGAAACTCTAATCTTGTTTCCTCagaagacagcagcagctaaacGCTCAGAAACAGAAGCTCTTCGTTGATTTGTatcagagacagaaaccagaCGACTGCAGGGAGCAGCTCTGAagggaaacatgtttttatcagAAACTAACAGATAAATGCAGCTTCTTCTGTCTGAGGAGAAGCTTCTTTCTGCAGGAAACATCAGCTGAACACCTGagtccaaacaaacagctggagctgacttgcaggaggaagaggaacatCCAGACatacaacatatatatatatatatatatatatatatatatatatatatatatatgcttccaAAAAACTATATCTTCATCTGTATGTTTTATTAAGTACAACAGTATGGACAAATGTCGGCGGTGTCTGTTCAGCTGAACCGGCTGCTGATCCACATCACATGAAGGTGGAGGATGAATCTGAGGATCTTCATCACGGTGAGGTTTAACTCCTCTGTTTCAGAGCCTGGAGGAACGTTTCTGTTTGACAGATCCCGGATGGAGCTCCAGAACTTTTAATAAGTAATCTTTGAATAATGATCACAGAATTTGAAGGTCTGTTGTTACGGCACACGTTGTGTTAACTTTTAAacccttttgttgttttgtgttgttatcattttaaacatttgttgaacgtttttatataaaatataaaacatcaacattggagattaaaatataaaatgatttgtGTAATAAAAGGGATGAGGTGTCCTGTCATAACCTCTCCTGTCCGCCAGGGGgcgccagcagcagcagcgccagCGGCGGGTTCaccaataaaacagaagaagaagaagaagaagaagaagaagaagaagaagaagaagaagaagaagaagaagaagaagaagaagaagaagagctgcagcttcaggagcTGAGCCGTAACATTTCCGGTAATAAAgagattaaaacctttttttccgaGCTGAGGCTTGTTCGCAGCCTCCAGCAGGAAGTGAGTTTGAGCTTCCGGCGGGGCTCGAAGGTGTTAGCTTGCTGTTAGCATGCGGCTAACTGCTCCTCAGACAGGCTGCAGCTCATCATGACTGAGGTAAAATGTCGGAAATCAGAAACtttgagaggaggaggagaagaagaagagcgacAGGATGAGCCGGAAACCAAACGTAAGTTAAGCTGCAGAGTTCAGGAACATCCGGGTGTTTCCCCGAGTGTTACCTGAGTGTTACCTGagcaggtgaggaggaggaggaggaggggagggtcCCCGGCGCTGGAGCcgctgatgaagatgaagatgctGATCTGAAAGAGGAAGAGTCGACCAGATTTCAGTCCTCCAGACACAGATCTGCAGCAGGTGAAGTtccttcatttaaataaaaccataacgACATAAACTGATCCAGAACCCCTGATCCAGTCCTCATGGCTTCATGTTGTCCTGTAATCTGTTCTGATTCTGGATCAGAAGTTCTCCAGATGTTCTTCGGCTGATTTTTCTCTCAGTTCTtgttcagctgaatgttttgacctttgacctcttggTTAGAAAAGGTTCTTGAACTCAACCCGAGTTGTGGACAGAACCGACAGCCTGAAGGTCAAACTGGTCCATGAGGAACCCCAACGGAACCCGACGGGGCTTCTAGCGTTTTAGTTTCAAACGCAGGAAGTGTCGGTTTAATGAAATCCTGTTTCTGGAGTTTTAATCATcagtttgtaaagtttaaagatgaaataaactTGTTCTTGTGTCGGACTAAAGTCATGTTTCTGTTCCTCAGCCGGGTTCCTGCAGGTTCTGGTCAGAGGGTTCTTCGGGTTCCTGGCAGCGGTGGCTTGTGGGATTCTTTACGCTGCGTATCTGTCTGCGTATCACGACAGGAAGTTCTGGTTTTCTACCCGGCAGGTGGGTGACGCCCCGTTTCCTCCTCAAAGACGCTGCGTTACTGTTATTCTTCATCACATCACtgctgctcccccccccccccaggagCTGGAGCGTGAGCTCTCCTTCCAGGGAGGAAGtggtttttattatcatttctaCAAACGGATGTTGGCGGCTCCGTCCTTTCAGAGAGGTAGGTGTGGCCGCCTCGCTGTCTCGCCGTCTCCTGCTGTGGACCACAGCGCGGTCTGAGACGTCCAGGGCGCGGTCTGAGACATCCAGGGCGCGGTCTGAGACGTCCAGGGCGCGGTCTGAGACGTCCAGGGCGCGGTCTGAGACGTCCAGGGCGCGGTCTGAGACGTCCAGGGCGCGGTCTGAGACGTTCACGCCGTTTTCCTTCCAGGTCTTTACGAGCTGCTGCTGGATAACCGGACGGTTTCAGGAGAGACGATGAACGCCGTGGAGCGTTTGTTTCTGTACCCGGAGGTCATCAGCAGCTTCATCTACAGAGCGGCGGGCTGCCAGGTGAGGAGACGCTGTCTAATAACCTGCAGTTACCATGGTTACCatggaacaggaagtgagggaCTTCCTGTTCTTTTGTTCCtaaaatcaaatacaaacaCGGATCACAGCCATGTTGTGTAACGGTAAAAACTGTCCCCGATTATAGGAGGATTGTTATTTGATCTGTTCTCGTTCTGATGCTCTGTTCCGTCAGGATTACGTGGAACCCATCTACTTCTACATCGGGACGGTTCTGGGCCTGCAGGCATTCTGCGTCACCGccctgtttgtgtgcagctggGTGATGAGCGGAACCTGGGTGTCCGGGATGTTGGCCGTGTCCTGGTACCTGATCAACAGGTGAGCAGGCGTCCATCAGAACTGCAGCCGGGGACACATCCTGAGGTCCAACAGTCTCTGTGTTCCACAGACAGGACACCACCAGAGTGGACCAGGCGGTTCCTCTGCGGGTCAACTGGGCCCTGCCGTACTTCTCCTGCCAGGTGGCAGCTCTGACTGGGTTCCTGAGCAACAACATCGGTTCTGCTGCTGAGGTCGGTGTCCTCCGGTccaaactttttattgtttcatcaaacacagatttaaaggCTTCTCTCAGGGACCAGACTGTCCCGATCCACTTCCTGTCGCAGCTTCACCCGTCCTCAGTGGTAATgaagttctgttctgtttggaCTGATCCACCCGAACAAACTGAAGTAGAACTTAGATGGAAGGaaagaaacatctgaagctGAAACCTGTCAGTCCAGGTGGATAAACCCGtgttggttctggttctgtgcaGATGTTCTGCTACCTCACCATGAGCATCACCACcttcaccttcctcctcctctgggaACTCGCTCACTACGTGCTCTTCGTCCAGGGCCTCTGTTTGCTCCTGCTGGACTCTTTGGACCTGGTACCGCGACGGAAGGTAAGATCACCTGATTTATCTGATCGCCTGATCACCTGATTTATCTGATCACCTGATCACCTGTTCACCTGATTTATCTGATCACCTGATTTATCTGATCACCTGTTCACCCGATCACCTGATCACAGATCAGCTCGTTGTGTTTCTGGACGTTAACGTCTCCGTCTGACGCCTCTCCTGTGTCTCTCTGCCTCGCCGCGACCTTTGACCCGGACAGACAGCCGACATCCAGAAGGTTTACCTGAGCTCCTTGTTCCTGGCCTACCTGTTCCAGTTTCAGAACGCCTCGCTGCTCAGCTCGCCTCTGCTCAGCCTCCTGATTGGCTCAGTGCTCGCGAGGTACTTCCAGGTAGAGTTAGAGCCCTGCCCCCACCTGTAGCAGGTTACACCTGAGAGCTGGACaaggctgcagctgaagctcagTGTTTGTGGAGGATTTCTGTTCCACGAAAGACTTGAAGCTGAATCAGATGTTTGTGTTCCAGCGGAGGATGAAGATGGGTCCTCTGCTGGCCCGGCTGATGAAGCTCTGCCTGCACTTCTACCTGGTCTTCACCACCGGGATCACCTTCACTTACTTGGTCAAGGTGAGCTGTGCCTCAGTTACCTGGTTCAGGTGAGCTCCTGTCGGGGTTTAATCTCTGactttctctgctcctcagaaaGTGTCCCCTGCAGACGAGAGCGACTTCCTGCTCAACTTCCTGGAAGTCAAGTTTGGACTCAACTCAACAACGTGAGCAGAAGATCCGAGCAGAAGATCCGAGCGGGAAGCCGTTTGTTTCCGGACTGATTTAACgtctctccccccctccctccctcccttcctccctccctccctcagaGACTTTGTCACCAACTTCCTGCTGTGTCAGGACGGGCTCCAAACGCCGGGTCAGGACCTGTTCCTGCGGCTGACCCAGGCCTCGGTTCTGCCCTTCTACGTCCTGGTGCTGTCCATCTGTCTTCTGTCCACCCTGCAGACCATCTACAGGAGACTCAGGTGAGACGCTTCAGGTGACCGGGACCCGAGTCCCGAGTCCAGAGACCCGACTTGAATCAAGACTTCAGACCCGAACATCCAGATGTTTGAAACTGCATCAATTCAGCCACACGTCCTCCGTCCCTCTAGACCGTCCCTCTCACCTCGTCCCTCCCATTCCGTCCTCCTGCTGTTCCACGCTCggcgtgtttttgtttatgaggCTGCTGGTGGGTGTGGTCTCAGTCTGAGCAGCTCCTGATTGGACAGAggacagaagaggaagaggagggttcTTCTTCCTCCATGCTGAAGCTGTTGTCTCTCCTCAGCGGTCAGCCGATCACCACCGACCTCAGGCTTGAAGACGGGCGGGTCGGAGAGCAGCCGGCGGTCGTTTATCACGTCTTCCACACGTTGTTCTTCGGGTTCCTGACGCTCCTGTTTGACGGGTAGGTTCTGCAGAATCCTGCTGGTTCTGAAGGTTTGAGTGAAACCTTAATGGGGTTCTGTCGTGCAGGATGAAGTACGTGTGGATGCCGTACGTCTGCGTGTTCACAGCGTCCGGAGTGTGTTCTCCTGACCTGTGGATGACCGTCTTCAGATGGCTCAAACTCAAGTCGGTCCATCCTGTGGTTCTGGTCCGTTTGGCCTTTCTCCGCTTTCAGTTTGGACCGGTTCTTTGGTTCTTTAGTAAACCGTGAGTCTCTGTTGTTTTCAGTCCCTGATTCTGAGCATGGCCGTCCCAACCATCATCGCCTTCAGTTTGTGGAGAGAGGTGAGCTGCTCCGGTCCGATCACAACCTGCtgtcagaacctcctgctgtcagaacctcctgctgtcagaacctcctgctgtcAGAACCTCTTCtatcagaacctcctgctgtcagaacctcctgctgtcagaacctcctgctgtcAGAACCTCNNNNNNNNNNNNNNNNNNNNNNNNNNNNNNNNNNNNNNNNNNNNNNNNNNNNNNNNNNNNNNNNNNNNNNNNNNNNNNNNNNNNNNNNNNNNNNNNNNNNNNNNNNNNNNNNNNNNNNNNNNNNNNNNNNNNNNNNNNNNNNNNNNNNNNNNNNNNNNNNNNNNNNNNNNNNNNNNNNNNNNNNNNNNNNNNNNNNNNNNNNNNNNNNNNNNNNNNNNNNNNNNNNNNNNNNNNNNNNNNNNNNNNNNNNNNNNNNNNNNNNNNNNNNNNNNNNNNNNNNNNNNNNNNNNNNNNNNNNNNNNNNNNNNNNNNNNNNNNNNNNNNNNNNNNNNNNNNNNNNNNNNNNNNNNNNNNNNNNNNNNNNNNNNNNNNNNNNNNNNNNNNNNNNNNNNNNNNNNNNNNNNNNNNNNNNNNNNNNNNNNNNNNNNNNNNNNNNNNNNNNNNNNNNNNNNNNNNNNNNNNNNNNNNNNNNNNNNNNNNNNNNNNNNNNNNNNNNNNNNNNNNNNNNNNNNNNNNNNNNNNNNNNNNNNNNNNNNNNNNNNNNNNNNNNNNNNNNNNNNNNNNNNNNNNNNNNNNNNNNNNNNNNNNNNNNNNNNNNNNNNNNNNNNNNNNNNNNNNNNNNNNNNNNNNNNNNNNNNNNNNNNNNNNNNNNNNNNNNNNNNNNNNNNNNNNNNNNNNNNNNNNNNNNNNNNNNNNNNNNNNNNNNNNNNNNNNNNNNNNNNNNNNNNNNNNNNNNNNNNNNNNNNNNNNNNNNNNNNNNNNNNNNNNNNNNNNNNNNNNNNNNNNNNNNNNNNNNNNNNNNNNNNNNNNNNNNNNNNNNNNNNNNNNNNNNNNNNNNNNNNNNTCAGAACCTCTGCtgtcagaacctcctgctgtcAGAACCTCTTCTATCAGAACCTCTGCtgtcagaacctcctgctgtcAGAACCTCTTCTATCAGAACCTCTGCtgtcagaacctcctgctgtcagaacctcctgctgtcAGAACCTTCTGCTCACGGTTCCTCTCTCCTGCGCTGCAGTTCTACCCTCGGGTCTTGGCGGAGCTGGCGGACCTGCAGGAGTTCTACGAGCCGGACACGGTGGAGCTGATCAGCTGGATCAGGTGACCCGTCGGCTCTTTCTGGGTTTGGTGGCGTCTTGTTTCCTGTCGGCGTGACGCTGTTTCCCTGCAGGTCTCAGGCTCCAGCTGCGGCCGTGTTCGCCGGCAGCCCTCAGCTGCTGGGAACGCTGAAACTCTGCGCCGGTTCCATCGTGACCAGTTTACCGGTTTACACCGACATCAGCCTGCTGAGGAGGACCGAAGAGGTGAGTCTGAACCaggtcctgtttggatctaaacccggtcctgtttggatctgaacccggtcctgtttggatctgaaaccggtcctgtttggatctgaaaccggtcctgtttggatctaaacccggtcctgtttgaatctgaacccggtcctgttaggatctaaacccggtcctgtttggatctgaacccggtcctgttggagttctACCGCTcagtttaaacaggaagttggactttaatgactgaacagaggttttagatctttaatctcaggatttttacagattttaaacccACATAGTGTTGCATTCACTGACCATCTGAAATCAGAACTCTCCTGTTTTTTCCGTCTCCTCGCAGACCTACCAGGTGTACTCCATGCGGTCTGCGGACGACGTCTACAAACGTCTGACGGCTCAGAAAGCGAACTACGTGATCGTGGAGGAGTCAATCTGCAACGAGCTGACTCTGAGGAAGAACTGCAGAGTCAAAGATCTGCTCGACGTTTCCAACCAACACGTCGGTTAATCTTTGTTCCTGTAGATTACAGGTAATCTCTGCGTCTAACCCCCGTCTGACGCCGTCCGCTTGTCGTCTCGTTCAGGTGGTCTACGACAGAGGACAGACATACTCGTTCTCCAAACACGGACGCTTTTGTCAGGAGGTAAAGATGAACTACTCGCCGTACACCAACTACTTCACCCGGGTCTTCTGGAACCGCTCGTTTCACGTGTACCGAGTGAACGCCGTCGTCTCGTTCCAGTCCTGACCGCTCCGTTTGTGGATCCTGGTTCTGAAAGTGTTAgacgggttctggttctgacccagaACCAGGTAGTCACTGAGCAGATTCTAGATTGAAACTTTTTAAGGTCAGTCTTTCAGTTTCCTTTAATACggttaacttttctttttgtctgtttgatctaaacttttagttaaaataaaccAGTTAACCGGGTCAGAACCGTGGGTCAGAACCGTGGGTCAGAACCGCGGGACAGACCAAGAGGACGTTGGGTTTCTGTTCCAACCTGAAACAAATGGATCAGGTTGTTTTTGTGCCTCGTTTTCAGGAGGATTAATGaatctgatttcagtttttgaCTCCAGCCTCAGCTGTGCcttcacatttctgttttcttttttacattttatatttcagcttttttaacaGTTGGTTGTCTTTCTGTCCTAATATTGTCCTGAaggtttaatttgtaaaatttaaaccaacaaataaaaacaaagacaatgaccACAATCATGAAGAGAGAAACTATTTATGTCCAAAAACCCAAAATTccaatgtttctgcttttagtcTCACCTGTCAGAATCGTCctgctgtggttttattttttacgcTGTTTATTCTCTGACATGTTGAAGTTCAGAGCTGCCATCTTCCTGTTCgtttcagggattttttttatttggagcaTTTCAGATTGTGTAAAATAAGAACCATCCTCCTGCCTTGTGAGCGTTCAGTTTGACTGAATTAACTCAAATTAAAGATGAGCTGATCACTGGAacagtttgatctgtttttaacaTGATTTATCCTGAACTACTGATCTCGTGTTATTCTGCTTCTAATTAAGAGTAAatatatagtttgtttttgctctaaaagaaacaaaatgtcaatttaACTCCAGAgttcctgttttcatttaactttttcagATTGACTTATTTCTGATAGTTTGTACAgataaactgtgtttattctgtGTGAATTAttcttaaaatgctttttattttcgtCCCGAGAAGTTAAATATGCCCTTCAGGCTAGAAGTACAaatctttgttattttatcttttaataaatcagaataATGATTCCCCTTAGAtagaacaaatatttaaactcttattattattttaagaatgGTGAGCACGTTCAGTACTTTACTGAACCTTTCATTTCTCTAATAATCACAAGTTAATCAGGTTATTTTCCGTCCTCTAAACTCGGTCCTTGAACGCAGCATAAACATGGCGCACTCGGAGTCTCCATGGCGACGAACCCGAACCGGAAGCGGAATCAGAGATGCCGAAGCTCACCAGAATCAATTATGTGAGAGTGAGCGTCTGCAGCTGCTGCGGGAAGTTTTTATAAGACttttgtgcagattttattattttagcctCTGGTTTTCTGTCCGGGTGAACGAAGGTAAGACAGACCGGGTGTTTGAGCGGAACAGGCCGGAAACCTGAGCTCGTTCTGCGGCAGGAAGGAGCCCGAACACCGCCGCCGTGTTAGCATAGTTAGCTTAGCATCTGTACTCCTGTTTGGTTCTTCTCACAAATATCGGTTAGAAATGCAGCCGAATTTTACCTAAAGCTGCTCTCATTCACctaatattcatttttgttgttaaaacaacacaacGAGTCCGAATTTAGGACTGAAAAGTGTCCTGTAGACGAAAATATTAACTGTTGACGTCTTTGTAACTCTGttcaaacatttgtgttttcacaaaCACGGAGACATTTGACAAAACTATAATTCAtatgagttaaataaaatgtccgAGCTGCGAATTCGgctttatttaaatgtctgaGGGGAGAAAGTTAAAGATGAGAGGCTCAAAAAACATCTATAAAGAATAAAGATAAttcaataaataacatttaatgtgacacttcaaataaaattaatggAGACTGGCTGATAAACAGTGTTCCTCTGGGGATTTATAAAgtatgtttaaattaaagtacAGAAGAAATGTGAATATTCAGAGGGTTCTCTTGATTTGTCCTCCTGGAGTCTTCCTCCAGAACAGGGGACATAAATTAGACCCTAAAGGCCTCGGGTCAGTTTTTGATCCAACCTGAGGCCCGGTTCTGCAGGAACGTTCTCTCACAGCTCCGTCTCGTCTCGGTTCCTTCCCTCCAGAGGAGGATGAGCGTCGAAGCAGCAGACCGGGTGGCCTCGAAGACCAGCAGTCGGCCCAGCACGCCTCTTCAGGTCTCCTGGTTCGAGTTCCTCCTGGACGGCAGCCTGCTGGAGAAACACCTGCAGAAAACCAGCCCAGGTCAGCGACTCACAGCGACTCGCAGCGAGCCACGGTAACAGCATGAAATACGTGTTCGGATCTCAGTGGCGTGACGGCGTGTCCTCCCACAGACCCGACTCCTGTCCAGCTGATCATCCAGTTCCTGGAGCAGGCCTCCAAACCGTCTGTGAACGAGCAGAATCAGGTGCAGCCGCCCGTGGACAACCGCAGGAACCGGACCCTGAAGCTGCTGGCGCTGAAAGTAGCCGCTCACATGAAGTGGGACCTGGACCTGCTGGAGAAAGGGTGAGAGGTGAATCGGATCAGGAGAATAAGTCCTGGATGGcggaaggttttatttattggaaCTGATCCTCAGAGAAAAACTGGCAACGAATCCTTCAAATCAAAAGCATTTCAAAGGTCTTTATTAGATATAtttgctgctgttctgctctgaAGATCCTGCACCGTTTAAATATTgttgaggttctggttctggagagGCTGACCCGTGACGGA
The DNA window shown above is from Kryptolebias marmoratus isolate JLee-2015 linkage group LG5, ASM164957v2, whole genome shotgun sequence and carries:
- the LOC108238685 gene encoding probable C-mannosyltransferase DPY19L4, whose product is MTEVKCRKSETLRGGGEEEERQDEPETKREEEEEEGRVPGAGAADEDEDADLKEEESTRFQSSRHRSAAAGFLQVLVRGFFGFLAAVACGILYAAYLSAYHDRKFWFSTRQELERELSFQGGSGFYYHFYKRMLAAPSFQRGLYELLLDNRTVSGETMNAVERLFLYPEVISSFIYRAAGCQDYVEPIYFYIGTVLGLQAFCVTALFVCSWVMSGTWVSGMLAVSWYLINRQDTTRVDQAVPLRVNWALPYFSCQVAALTGFLSNNIGSAAEMFCYLTMSITTFTFLLLWELAHYVLFVQGLCLLLLDSLDLVPRRKTADIQKVYLSSLFLAYLFQFQNASLLSSPLLSLLIGSVLARYFQRRMKMGPLLARLMKLCLHFYLVFTTGITFTYLVKKVSPADESDFLLNFLEVKFGLNSTTDFVTNFLLCQDGLQTPGQDLFLRLTQASVLPFYVLVLSICLLSTLQTIYRRLSGQPITTDLRLEDGRVGEQPAVVYHVFHTLFFGFLTLLFDGMKYVWMPYVCVFTASGVCSPDLWMTVFRWLKLKSVHPVVLSLILSMAVPTIIAFSLWREFYPRVLAELADLQEFYEPDTVELISWIRSQAPAAAVFAGSPQLLGTLKLCAGSIVTSLPVYTDISLLRRTEETYQVYSMRSADDVYKRLTAQKANYVIVEESICNELTLRKNCRVKDLLDVSNQHVVYDRGQTYSFSKHGRFCQEVKMNYSPYTNYFTRVFWNRSFHVYRVNAVVSFQS